The following nucleotide sequence is from Roseivirga sp. BDSF3-8.
GTGCTGGGCAAGAAAACCTCCATTCATCTAATTCCGAGTAAAGCCAGTTGGCCTTTCCATTTAGGTAAAGCCGTTGATTTTATCACCATTCCTAAAAAAATAACTACTCTGGCTAAAAGCCTTGGTTCGGATATAATCCTGGCCCGAACAGCCATGGCCGGAGCTATCGCTTTGAAGGCAGCAGAGAAAAACAAAATCCCCCTGTACGTAGAATCGTATGAACCTCACGCGGAATATATGGCTGAAAGCGGCGTTTGGAGGAGAGGGGGTAGTCGCTATAAATTTCAGCTAAAAAAGGAAAAGAAACTTAATAGAAAGGCGGCCGGTCTGATACCGGTAAGCCACCAATTTGCTAACAGACTGGTAGAAAATGAGCAGGTGGATAGTGAAAAGGTAAGGGTTATTCCTTGTAATGTCCAGCTTGAAAAATTTGCCTTTAACAAAGAAGCCCGTCTCGAGACCAGGAAAAGCTTAGGCATTCCTGAAGATAAGGTTACAGGTATATATGTAGGCAAGTTTGGTGGGCTATACCTGGAAAATGAAGCTTTTGAGCTTTTTTTATCTGCCCATAAAGAATTAAGTGGGGCCTTTCATCTAATCGTACTTTCTCCCCAGAGTCGCCAAGAAGTTGAAGGGCTTGCCTTAAAAGCTGGCTTTCCCATATCCGATTTAACGGTGACCAGAGCACCTCACACACAGGTTGCAAGCTATCTCTCGGCAGCTGATTTAGCTTTTGCCACTTATAAACCCGGACCTTCTAAAAAATATCTTAGCCCTGTAAAAGTAGGTGAATACTGGGCCAGTGGCTTACCTGTGGTGCTAACT
It contains:
- a CDS encoding glycosyltransferase; translated protein: MKILFVSYWELENNLTVSTIFPHIRILSEADAVESIVLVTVERTQELPDITHYEEVLGKKTSIHLIPSKASWPFHLGKAVDFITIPKKITTLAKSLGSDIILARTAMAGAIALKAAEKNKIPLYVESYEPHAEYMAESGVWRRGGSRYKFQLKKEKKLNRKAAGLIPVSHQFANRLVENEQVDSEKVRVIPCNVQLEKFAFNKEARLETRKSLGIPEDKVTGIYVGKFGGLYLENEAFELFLSAHKELSGAFHLIVLSPQSRQEVEGLALKAGFPISDLTVTRAPHTQVASYLSAADLAFATYKPGPSKKYLSPVKVGEYWASGLPVVLTEGVGDESYIIPDEGGGALFNPAKAKDFFSDKRDLLCLKADNKVREQAMRLAEKHRNYKQSLEVYDYFFDLFNKGGK